One Pseudorhodoplanes sinuspersici DNA segment encodes these proteins:
- a CDS encoding DUF1236 domain-containing protein yields the protein MTNTRKMLLTSVAAAALIAGVGVVSAQAPPAPAAQQNAPAEKMGPALRETQASPDTRPDQKASEPKADIKKDKGAQAPAPATKSTTDQAPDSKSKATTGQAPAQDDKKSRGTSSETKSPGKTSSDMKADTKTKADTKADAKSSEKADDTKAATTGQGAAGTAATLSTEQRTTIRTVIKQQNVQPMTNVNFSISVGGRVPRTVNFHPVPVELVQIYPHWRGYDYILVGDQIIVVNPRTYEIVAVLDA from the coding sequence ATGACGAATACAAGGAAGATGTTGCTAACATCTGTTGCCGCCGCCGCATTGATCGCTGGCGTTGGTGTCGTTTCCGCACAAGCGCCGCCTGCGCCCGCTGCACAGCAAAACGCACCGGCAGAAAAAATGGGCCCAGCTTTGAGGGAAACGCAGGCTTCGCCTGACACTAGGCCTGACCAGAAGGCCAGCGAGCCGAAGGCTGATATCAAGAAGGACAAAGGCGCGCAGGCGCCTGCTCCGGCGACCAAATCCACCACAGACCAGGCTCCGGACAGCAAATCTAAGGCCACCACCGGTCAAGCTCCAGCGCAGGATGATAAGAAGTCAAGAGGCACGAGCTCGGAAACGAAGTCCCCAGGCAAGACGAGTTCGGACATGAAAGCCGATACCAAGACAAAGGCGGATACGAAAGCCGACGCCAAAAGTTCTGAGAAGGCTGACGATACCAAAGCAGCGACCACGGGTCAGGGCGCGGCTGGCACGGCTGCAACTCTCTCGACTGAACAGCGCACCACGATCCGCACCGTCATCAAGCAACAGAACGTGCAGCCGATGACGAACGTCAACTTCTCCATCTCGGTTGGCGGTCGGGTGCCCCGCACTGTTAATTTCCATCCGGTACCAGTGGAGCTCGTCCAGATCTATCCTCACTGGCGTGGCTATGACTACATTCTCGTTGGCGATCAGATCATCGTCGTCAATCCGCGCACGTATGAAATCGTGGCAGTGCTCGACGCCTGA
- a CDS encoding SAM-dependent methyltransferase, which produces MLFPAVLKSIVRTGSLRLIDGAGRINEYGNGTPPYCTVRLSARHLDYTLALNPELSIGEAYMDGLLTVEEGTLFDLLEIAARNYSNFEQVAWFSLLSRTTRRLKQHNPIGRARHNVAHHYDLSDQLYDLFLDKDRQYSCAYFTSKDDNLDTAQENKKRHIAAKLLLERPRLKILDLGSGWGGLGLYLAEETGADVTGVTLSVKQHQVAEARAAAAGLADRLRFHLRDYREESGQYDRVVSVGMFEHVGKKNYDEFFAKLGELLATDGVALLHSIGYADAPAPINPFIRKYIFPGADLPSLSEVFAAADRSGLIVTDVEILRLHYAETLRHWRERFIANWPRVAALYDERFCRMWEFYLVLCEIGFRFRSMMVFQMQLAKRADTIPLTRDYMVNWERANAPTAHRRIRTVE; this is translated from the coding sequence ATGCTGTTTCCAGCGGTCCTCAAGTCAATCGTCCGGACCGGCAGCCTGCGCCTGATCGACGGGGCGGGCCGGATTAACGAATATGGCAACGGCACGCCGCCCTATTGTACGGTCCGCCTCAGCGCTCGCCATCTCGACTATACGCTGGCTCTGAACCCTGAGTTGTCGATTGGCGAAGCCTATATGGATGGCCTGCTGACCGTCGAGGAGGGAACGCTTTTCGATCTTCTCGAAATCGCTGCCAGGAACTATAGCAACTTCGAGCAGGTAGCCTGGTTTTCACTGTTGTCGCGCACAACGCGGCGGCTCAAGCAGCACAATCCGATCGGTCGGGCGCGGCACAACGTCGCCCATCACTATGATCTGTCGGATCAGCTCTACGACCTCTTTCTCGACAAGGACCGCCAGTATTCCTGCGCCTACTTCACGAGCAAGGACGACAACCTCGATACGGCGCAGGAAAACAAGAAGCGCCATATCGCAGCCAAGCTGCTGCTCGAACGGCCACGACTCAAGATACTTGACCTCGGCTCAGGCTGGGGCGGACTCGGCCTTTATCTGGCTGAGGAGACGGGTGCTGACGTTACCGGCGTCACCTTGAGCGTCAAGCAGCACCAGGTAGCCGAGGCGCGCGCAGCAGCGGCCGGTCTTGCCGACCGGCTGCGCTTCCATCTGCGTGATTATCGCGAGGAGTCGGGCCAATATGACCGGGTGGTATCGGTCGGCATGTTCGAGCATGTAGGCAAGAAGAACTATGACGAGTTCTTTGCCAAGCTTGGTGAGTTGCTCGCCACCGACGGCGTCGCGTTGCTGCATTCGATTGGATATGCGGACGCGCCGGCACCCATCAATCCGTTCATTCGCAAGTATATCTTTCCTGGAGCGGATCTCCCATCGCTCTCTGAGGTCTTTGCAGCCGCGGACCGATCCGGCTTGATTGTCACCGACGTGGAAATCCTCCGACTGCATTACGCTGAAACACTCCGCCATTGGCGCGAGCGCTTCATCGCGAATTGGCCGCGCGTTGCAGCGCTCTACGACGAACGATTCTGTCGCATGTGGGAGTTCTATCTGGTTCTGTGCGAGATTGGATTTCGCTTCCGCTCCATGATGGTTTTTCAGATGCAGCTTGCCAAACGGGCCGACACCATCCCGCTAACTCGCGACTATATGGTAAACTGGGAACGGGCGAACGCTCCGACGGCGCATCGTCGCATTCGCACGGTGGAATGA
- a CDS encoding sensor histidine kinase yields the protein MQPIGLKEQFAVIADAWALAQGIVDTVREPVLVLDNQLRVIAASRSFYSTFEVSSKDTQGKLLYTLGDGQWDIPKLRVLLEKIIPERGVMEDYEVEHEFPNIGHRTMCLNARQVFYEGGAGTTILLGMEDVTARRLLEREKDELLQQKDVLLEELEHRIANSLQIIASIILLKARAVQSEETRLHLQDAHKRVMSIAAVQKQLHASGTGGSIAIAPYLSRLCETLAASMIGDSRPISLKVIGGGGSATSRQAESLGLIVTELVMNALKHAFPDEKVEGQITVAYDMDGTDWKLSVADNGIGKPERGFAPGKSGLGTGIIKALSQQLDAKVETSAGARGTIVSITHATFSTKAVKAAICAPARY from the coding sequence GTGCAACCAATCGGCCTCAAAGAACAGTTTGCTGTCATTGCAGATGCGTGGGCGCTCGCGCAGGGCATTGTCGACACTGTCCGCGAGCCGGTGCTTGTGCTCGACAACCAGCTGCGCGTGATCGCCGCCAGCCGCTCCTTCTATTCGACTTTCGAGGTGAGCTCCAAGGACACCCAGGGCAAGCTTCTTTACACTCTGGGCGATGGACAATGGGACATTCCAAAGCTTCGGGTGCTGCTGGAGAAAATCATCCCCGAGCGCGGTGTGATGGAGGACTATGAGGTCGAGCATGAATTCCCGAACATCGGACACCGTACGATGTGCCTGAACGCGCGCCAGGTGTTCTACGAGGGCGGTGCTGGTACGACCATCCTGCTCGGCATGGAGGATGTCACCGCGCGGCGCCTTCTGGAACGCGAGAAGGACGAGTTGTTGCAGCAGAAGGACGTGCTGCTCGAGGAACTGGAGCACCGGATTGCCAACAGCCTGCAAATTATCGCCAGCATCATTCTGCTGAAGGCGCGGGCGGTTCAGTCGGAAGAGACGCGTCTCCATCTGCAGGACGCACACAAGCGGGTCATGTCGATTGCCGCCGTGCAGAAGCAGCTCCATGCCTCCGGCACCGGTGGGTCGATCGCAATTGCGCCTTATCTCTCAAGGTTGTGCGAGACCCTTGCCGCCTCAATGATTGGCGACAGCCGGCCCATCTCGCTCAAGGTGATTGGCGGAGGTGGCAGCGCGACGTCCCGTCAGGCCGAGAGTCTCGGCTTGATCGTGACCGAGCTCGTCATGAATGCTCTGAAGCATGCATTCCCCGACGAAAAGGTCGAAGGTCAGATCACCGTCGCGTATGACATGGACGGAACGGATTGGAAACTGTCCGTCGCTGACAACGGGATTGGCAAACCGGAGCGCGGCTTCGCACCAGGCAAATCCGGGCTCGGCACCGGCATCATCAAGGCGCTGTCGCAGCAGCTCGATGCAAAGGTGGAAACCTCGGCCGGCGCCAGGGGTACGATCGTGTCGATCACTCACGCCACGTTCTCGACCAAGGCAGTCAAGGCGGCAATTTGCGCACCAGCCCGATACTAG
- a CDS encoding Crp/Fnr family transcriptional regulator has protein sequence MKRNKKGHPFDPKTFLSKVNGGRTVSNCQKNQVVYRQGDPADSVFYIQTGKAKVTVVSEQGKEAVVAVLGPGDFFGEGCLGGQTLRLATVAALTECAITRIPKAEIVSVIHEQPAFAELFISHLLARNSRVEEDLVDQLFNSSEKRLARTLLLLANFGKEGEPEPILAKISQETLAEIIGTTRSRVSFFMNKFRRMGLITYNGHIEVHRSLLNLVLHEKPEIRD, from the coding sequence ATGAAACGTAATAAGAAGGGGCATCCGTTCGATCCAAAAACGTTCCTCTCGAAAGTGAACGGGGGACGAACCGTATCCAATTGCCAGAAAAATCAAGTTGTTTATCGGCAAGGTGATCCTGCGGATTCGGTCTTTTACATTCAGACGGGCAAAGCCAAAGTCACGGTTGTGTCAGAGCAAGGCAAAGAAGCTGTGGTCGCAGTTTTGGGACCAGGCGATTTCTTCGGTGAAGGATGCCTAGGCGGACAAACTTTGCGTTTGGCGACGGTGGCCGCTCTGACGGAATGTGCGATCACGCGAATACCAAAGGCAGAGATTGTCAGCGTGATTCACGAACAGCCGGCTTTTGCCGAATTGTTTATCTCGCATCTTCTTGCGCGCAACAGTCGCGTTGAGGAAGATCTGGTCGATCAATTGTTCAACTCAAGCGAGAAACGTCTGGCGCGGACTCTCCTGCTTCTTGCGAATTTTGGGAAGGAAGGTGAGCCCGAGCCGATCCTCGCGAAAATCAGCCAGGAGACACTGGCGGAGATTATCGGCACGACGCGATCCCGCGTCAGCTTCTTCATGAATAAATTTCGGCGAATGGGTCTAATCACCTACAACGGTCACATCGAGGTCCACAGGTCCTTGCTGAACCTTGTGCTGCATGAGAAGCCGGAAATCAGAGATTGA